In Nitrospirota bacterium, the DNA window CCAGAAAGACAGACCTCAGGATAGCCCTTAATGCCAGTCTGGGTCATAAAACAGAATATATACTACCGGGTGATGAACTTGCCGATACAAAAAATAAACCTGATAAGAAGACCGTTTCTGATAAAAAAGTAAAATCAGATAAAGGGAGTGAACAATCTATAGCCTTAGCTCAGACCGACACTGCAGAACTTTTGCTTGCAGTTGAGAAAGGTGTTGAGAAGGGTGTTACCCCTTTGATGCGTGAGTTTGCAGGTTGTAAAGAACATGTCTTTTATTCCGAGATTATCGGCGGGATTGGTTATATTTTTGGGGTGCTTGGTATCGTACTTTTCTTTCAATCAAGAAAGAAGAAGTAATCAACAGTTTATGGAGGCAAAATAAAATGCACATCTCCGAAGGAATCCTTTCTGCCCCGGTTCTTGCAGGCGGTTTTGTCGGGACAGCAATTCTGGCCGGTATCACTTTGAGAAAAATGGATATGGAAGAAATCCCAAAGATATCCGTTGTTACAGCGGCCTTTTTTGTGGCGTCTCTTATCCATGTTCCTATAGGCATTACAAGCATACATCTTATCCTAAACGGTCTTGTAGGTATTACCTTGGGGTTACGGAGTTTTCCGGCTATAATGCTTGCACTTGTACTCCAGGCCCTCCTTTTTGGTCATGGAGGGGTTACAGTAATCGGGGTAAATAGTATTATGCTTGGCGGCGGTGGTCTGGTTGCATATTTTATCTGGCAGATGCGCCATCGTTTTAGAACAACTCCAAAGCGGGAACCGATATTCGGCGGCATAGCCGCTGCCTTGAGTGTTGTATTTTCCGGCATTATACTTGCGCTTGCACTTGTAACAACAGGTGAGGAATTCAGGGCTACTGCCGGTTATGCGCTTTTGGCCCATGTTCCAGTTATGGTAATAGAAAGTATTGTTGTAGGTGCGTGTGCAGGATTTCTTATGAAGGTAAAGCCTGACATACTTGCAGGTCATCGTCAGACAGGACAACGCCATGCCCCTTGATATAGACCGCTATGCACATTTAGAAACTTCTATACACCGCTGGGACCCAAGGTTGAAGATACTGTCTCTCGGTATATTCATGTTTGGAACAGCTATCCTTAATTCGATTCCCCTTGTCATTATTGCGATTATTATGGCGATGATATTTCTGAAAATAACAGGCCTGCCGCTCTATTTTATTGTCCAGGGTCTGACATGGGTAGTTTTTTTCTTAGCGCCATTCTTTTTAATCATGCCTTTTTCCTATCCGGGCGAGGCTGCGTTTTACATCTGGAAAATTCCATTTGCATGGGAGGGGCTTCGTCTGGCGACCCTTATATTTATTAAGGCACTTGCCATTGTGATGACTACTTATGCTATATTTGGTTCTGCTCGATTTGATATTTCAATGATTGCGATGCAGCGTTTAAAATGTCCAAAGGTTATTGTGCAGATGCTTCTGTTTACTTACAGGTATATATTTGTTTTTGTAGATGAGATGAAGCGGATGGATACTGCCATGAGATGCCGCGGATTTGTTATGAAGACAGATTTAAATACGCTGTATGTTATGGGTAATTTTGTCGGAACTTTACTTGTGCGAAGTTTCGAAAGAACTACGAGGGTATACAAGGCGATGCTTTCCAAAGGATACCAGGGTGAGTTTCATACAATGGTAGAGTTCAACGCAGGGTGGAAAGATTTTGTAAAGGCTGCTATGGTTCTTTGTGTTATTATAGTGCTTCTTGCATGGAATTTGCTGGGGATATTTAAACCGGCGGTGAAAGGATGGTATTAGTTTAGTAAGCGGTAAGCAGTTAACAGTAAGCAGTAAGTATAGGTCAGAAGCAATAAGTAAGAGGTTAGAAGTAAGACGCAAGAGGCAAAAGTAAGAAAAAAGGAGAGTTATGAATGGCAAGAGATAATGCGATTGAAGTAAATAATGTATTTTTTACGTATCCTGATGGGCATGATGTAATAAAGGGGATTTCATGTAACATCGGGCATGGTGAAAAGGTTGCATTGATCGGGCCTAATGGTGCAGGAAAGTCCACATTTATGAGTTTATTAAACGGTGTACTGCTGTCCAGTGATGGGAAGGTTGTAATAGATGGGTTGGAAATAAGAAAAGAGAATCTTATCGAGGTGCGGAAAAAGGTAGGTATAGTTTTCCAGGACCCTGATGATCAGCTCTTTTGTCCTACAGTGTTTGACGATGTTGCATTTGGCCCTCTTAATCTTGGCCTTTCGAAAGATGAGATACATAGCCGTGTTAAAGACGCCCTTGAGATGGTTGGTTTAACAGGCCGTGAAGAGCGCCCGTCATTTCACCTGTCATTTGGTGAGAGAAAGCGTCTTGCACTTGCAACAGTTTTATCATACCAGCCTGAGATACTTGTATTTGATGAACCTTCTACCAATATGGACCCCCTCAGCCGCAGGAGAATGATAGATTGGCTGAAGACTTCAGATAAAACCATTCTTCTGTGTACCCATGACCTTGATATTGCATTAGAGGTATGTTACCGCTGTATCGTATTGACAGACGGCAAAATTGTTGCGGATGGGCTTGCCTCAGAAATACTTTATGACCGTAAGTTACTTGAGGCAAACAGTCTTGAATTACCGCTGGCGCTACAGACACATGAATTACTCCACGACATGCTTCACTCAGCAACGATGGACGAGGAACACCGCGATATTATCAAAAACTTTCTTCATGCTCATCTTCATATACACGGTCCGGATCAGCATAAGCATGTCCACTTGCATGCACATGAACATGGACATGAACATCTTCACGAAGAGACTGTTCCTGAGACCCACATTCATGAATTAAAGCACCCTGAACATTCACCTGAACATCCTGATGTAATAGTCCCACATTCGCATGAGCATGAGAAAAAACCGGATAAAGAGCCTGCCCCGCAAAAGGGCACCAGACCAAAACGCAAACTCTTCGGCGGCGGCCATTCCCACGGCGACGGGTTTCATACGCATTGATCCGCAGGGCTCATCCGAAAATCAACCCCATCCCCACCCTAACCCTCCCCTTGAAGGGGAGGGAATAAACTTGGCACCCTCTCCCACATATTGCTTAACTCAATCTCAATCTTATTCTTAATCCTACTTCTTGCTTCTCACTTCTTTCTTTTGATCTTTCCCTTGAGCATTGACACTTATAGCCATTTCGAGTAACCTACAAATCCATGACACCGGAACAACAGGATTTATATGAAGAAGGTAGAGTTTTCTTTGAACAGGGAG includes these proteins:
- the cbiM gene encoding cobalt transporter CbiM, producing MHISEGILSAPVLAGGFVGTAILAGITLRKMDMEEIPKISVVTAAFFVASLIHVPIGITSIHLILNGLVGITLGLRSFPAIMLALVLQALLFGHGGVTVIGVNSIMLGGGGLVAYFIWQMRHRFRTTPKREPIFGGIAAALSVVFSGIILALALVTTGEEFRATAGYALLAHVPVMVIESIVVGACAGFLMKVKPDILAGHRQTGQRHAP
- the cbiQ gene encoding cobalt ECF transporter T component CbiQ gives rise to the protein MQVIVRQDNAMPLDIDRYAHLETSIHRWDPRLKILSLGIFMFGTAILNSIPLVIIAIIMAMIFLKITGLPLYFIVQGLTWVVFFLAPFFLIMPFSYPGEAAFYIWKIPFAWEGLRLATLIFIKALAIVMTTYAIFGSARFDISMIAMQRLKCPKVIVQMLLFTYRYIFVFVDEMKRMDTAMRCRGFVMKTDLNTLYVMGNFVGTLLVRSFERTTRVYKAMLSKGYQGEFHTMVEFNAGWKDFVKAAMVLCVIIVLLAWNLLGIFKPAVKGWY
- a CDS encoding energy-coupling factor ABC transporter ATP-binding protein, which gives rise to MARDNAIEVNNVFFTYPDGHDVIKGISCNIGHGEKVALIGPNGAGKSTFMSLLNGVLLSSDGKVVIDGLEIRKENLIEVRKKVGIVFQDPDDQLFCPTVFDDVAFGPLNLGLSKDEIHSRVKDALEMVGLTGREERPSFHLSFGERKRLALATVLSYQPEILVFDEPSTNMDPLSRRRMIDWLKTSDKTILLCTHDLDIALEVCYRCIVLTDGKIVADGLASEILYDRKLLEANSLELPLALQTHELLHDMLHSATMDEEHRDIIKNFLHAHLHIHGPDQHKHVHLHAHEHGHEHLHEETVPETHIHELKHPEHSPEHPDVIVPHSHEHEKKPDKEPAPQKGTRPKRKLFGGGHSHGDGFHTH